A region of the Candidatus Methylomirabilota bacterium genome:
GCTCCAGGCCAGCACGGTCATGCCGACGGCCCGGCCCAGCTCGACCACCCGGGAGCCGATGGTGCCGGTTCCGAACACGCCCAGGGTCCGGCCCAGGAGCTGGGTGAGCAGCTCGCGGGGCCAGCGCCCTTCGCGCATCTCGTGGTCGATCCGGGGGATGCGGCGGGCCAGGGCGAGCATGAGGGCCAGCGCGTGCTCGGCCACCGCCCCGGCGTTGACGCCCGGCGTGTTGCAGACGGTGACGCCGTGGCGGCCGGCCGCGTTGAGGTCGACGTTGTCGGTCCCGGTCCCCCAGATCGAGACCATCTTGAGATTCCGGCAAGCGGCGAAGACACCCTCGGTGAAGCGGGCATGGGCACGGATGTTGATGACGACGTGCGCGCGGTCCACGCGCCGGATCAGCTCGGCTTCCTCGTCGGCGCCCCGCGCGGTGAAGACCCGCACCTCGCCGAGCTGCCGGCAGCGCTCGTGGGCCGGCGTGCCCTCGAAGACGGCGGGGAAGTCGTCGGGGACGACGATCAGCGGGCGGTCGGCCCTAGCCTCCCAGGGTGGCGCCATTCACGACGCGTCGGCGAAGGTCTGCTGGGCGGCGGCCACGCCGGTGCCGGGCTCGCACTTGTAGCCGAGGTCGCGCAGCGTGAGCTCGAGCGCGCCCAGCGTGGGCAGCACGTACTGGGGGCTGGCGGTGATGCCCATTGTCCCGATCCGCAGCGTCGTCGCGCGGATCTTGTCGAGGCCGGTGCCGATGAGGATGCCGTACTGATCCCGCATGCGATCGACGACGGCGGTGGTCTCGACGCCCGCGGGCGCTTTGATGCAGGACACGGTGTTCGACCAGAGCGCCGGGTGTGGGAACATCTCGAGCCCCATCGCCTGGACGCCGCTGCGCAGGGCGGCGGCCGCCACCTCGTGACGGCGGAAGCGATGGGGAAGCCCCTCCTCCAGGATCAGCCGGACGGCGACCTGCATGGCGGCGGTGAGATGGGTGGGGATCGAGACCGGCTGGCGGCGCGGCGCGCCGTCCTTCACGCGGCCGCCGCGGGACTCCGGGATCCAGAGCTCCTTCCAGCGCAGCAGGTCGTAGGCCCAGCTCGACGCCTTGCGCTGGCGCTGCTCCATCGCCTCCCAGGCGCGCGGGCTCACGGCCACCAGGGCCAGGCCGAGCGGCGCCGCCAGGCATTTCTGCGAGCCCGTCATGTTGAGGTCCACGCCCCACTCGTCGGTGCGCACGTCGATGCCGGCGATGGAGGAGACGGTGTCGAGCAGGAAGAGCGCGCCCACGCTGCGGGCGATGCGCCCGACCTCGGCGGCGGGGTAGGTGGTGCCGGTGGAGGTCTCGTTGTGCACCAGCGTGATGGCCTTCGGCCGCAGCCGCTCGGCCTCGGCGGCCAGGCGCTTGAGGTCGAGCGGCTGGCCCAACTCGGTCGTGAACTCGGTCAGCCCGGCGCCCACGCGGCTCATGATCTCGCGCATCAGCACGCCGAACTGGCCCGCTCCGATGACCAGCACGCGGTCCCCCGGCTCGACGATCGACAGCGCACCGGACTCGAGCGCGGTCCGCCCCGAGCCTGGCATCAGGATGACCTCGCCCTTCGTCTTGAAGACCTTCCGCAGGCCGAGCGTCGTAGGCTCCAGCACGCCTTCGTCGAACGAGCGGTCG
Encoded here:
- a CDS encoding alanine--glyoxylate aminotransferase family protein, which gives rise to MSVTINWAQCHTRPLLMIPGPTELPPPVIQALSQPPTIQYDRSFDEGVLEPTTLGLRKVFKTKGEVILMPGSGRTALESGALSIVEPGDRVLVIGAGQFGVLMREIMSRVGAGLTEFTTELGQPLDLKRLAAEAERLRPKAITLVHNETSTGTTYPAAEVGRIARSVGALFLLDTVSSIAGIDVRTDEWGVDLNMTGSQKCLAAPLGLALVAVSPRAWEAMEQRQRKASSWAYDLLRWKELWIPESRGGRVKDGAPRRQPVSIPTHLTAAMQVAVRLILEEGLPHRFRRHEVAAAALRSGVQAMGLEMFPHPALWSNTVSCIKAPAGVETTAVVDRMRDQYGILIGTGLDKIRATTLRIGTMGITASPQYVLPTLGALELTLRDLGYKCEPGTGVAAAQQTFADAS
- a CDS encoding NAD(P)-dependent oxidoreductase; this translates as MAPPWEARADRPLIVVPDDFPAVFEGTPAHERCRQLGEVRVFTARGADEEAELIRRVDRAHVVINIRAHARFTEGVFAACRNLKMVSIWGTGTDNVDLNAAGRHGVTVCNTPGVNAGAVAEHALALMLALARRIPRIDHEMREGRWPRELLTQLLGRTLGVFGTGTIGSRVVELGRAVGMTVLAWSLRGDAGRVAALGARAAAPKEEILRQADVVSLHLRLTPETRGFIGRKELSVMKRTALLINTARGALVERDALVDALAQGKIGGAGLDVFHDEPLKPGDAILKLENVVLSPHNAGQTPEVIRDGLLRAVENVENFLGGRPTDVVVAPAK